A genomic window from Cryobacterium sp. SO2 includes:
- a CDS encoding aldo/keto reductase: MKRITLGTTSPLEVGRLGLGCMGMSAFYSGAGTDDAESIRTIHRAIDLGVTLFDTAEIYGPYLNEELLGRALAGRRDDVVIATKFGTILHRTDGTRGLDGSPENVRFSVQGSLARLGTDHIDLYYQHRMDPGVPVEDTVGALADLITEGLIGHYGLSEAAPDTIRRAQSVHPVTALQTEYSLWSRDPELELLPLVRELGIGFVPYSPLGRGFLTGTIRSVDQLDAGDFRRDNPRFAGDNLAANIRIVEQVDTVAAELDATPAQVALAWLLAQGEDIAPIPGTKRVARLDENVAADALVLSAAQLATLDAIGAPAGDRYADMTPLNR, translated from the coding sequence ATGAAGCGCATCACCCTGGGCACCACCAGTCCACTCGAGGTCGGTCGGCTCGGCCTCGGCTGCATGGGAATGTCGGCGTTCTACTCCGGCGCCGGCACGGACGACGCCGAGTCGATCCGCACCATCCACCGCGCCATCGATCTCGGGGTGACCCTTTTCGACACGGCCGAGATCTACGGACCGTACCTCAACGAGGAACTCCTCGGCCGGGCTCTGGCCGGTCGCCGGGACGACGTCGTGATCGCGACGAAGTTCGGCACGATCCTGCACCGCACCGACGGAACCAGGGGACTCGACGGCAGCCCGGAGAACGTGCGGTTTTCCGTGCAGGGCTCACTGGCCCGGCTCGGCACCGATCACATCGACCTGTACTACCAGCACCGGATGGATCCGGGCGTGCCAGTCGAAGACACGGTCGGCGCCCTCGCCGACCTCATCACCGAGGGCCTGATCGGCCACTACGGCCTGTCGGAGGCCGCGCCTGACACCATCAGGCGCGCACAGTCGGTTCACCCCGTCACCGCGCTGCAGACCGAGTACTCGCTGTGGAGCCGCGACCCCGAGCTCGAACTGCTGCCGCTCGTGCGCGAGCTCGGGATCGGCTTCGTGCCGTACTCGCCGCTGGGCCGTGGATTCCTGACCGGAACCATCCGCTCGGTCGATCAGCTGGACGCGGGCGACTTCCGCCGCGACAATCCCCGCTTCGCCGGTGACAACCTCGCCGCGAACATCCGCATCGTCGAGCAGGTCGACACCGTGGCGGCGGAACTGGACGCGACACCGGCCCAGGTGGCACTGGCCTGGCTGCTCGCGCAGGGTGAGGACATCGCCCCGATCCCCGGGACCAAGCGGGTCGCCCGGCTCGACGAGAACGTGGCGGCGGATGCATTGGTCCTCAGCGCCGCCCAGCTCGCCACCCTCGACGCCATCGGCGCTCCCGCCGGCGACCGCTACGCCGACATGACCCCCCTCAACCGGTAG
- a CDS encoding MerR family transcriptional regulator: protein MTPHDEELAISEVAERTGLTVHTLRYYERAGLMLAPIQRASSSHRAYRAQDVTWIIFLTKLRSTSLPIKKVKEYADLARRGDDTRADRLELLQRHRITVAAQLAEMQASLAAIDHKISLYSERTPSA, encoded by the coding sequence ATGACCCCACACGATGAAGAGCTCGCCATCTCGGAGGTCGCCGAGCGCACCGGACTCACGGTCCACACGCTGCGGTACTACGAACGGGCGGGGCTCATGCTCGCCCCCATCCAGCGGGCGTCGTCCAGCCACCGCGCGTACAGGGCGCAGGACGTGACCTGGATCATCTTCCTGACCAAACTGCGCAGCACCTCGTTGCCGATCAAAAAGGTGAAGGAGTACGCCGACCTCGCGCGGCGCGGCGACGACACCAGGGCCGACCGTCTGGAACTTCTGCAACGGCACCGCATTACCGTCGCGGCCCAGCTCGCCGAGATGCAGGCGAGCCTCGCCGCCATCGACCACAAGATCTCCCTCTATTCCGAAAGGACCCCATCCGCATGA
- the dxs gene encoding 1-deoxy-D-xylulose-5-phosphate synthase: protein MTLLETIHGPRDLDGLTKEQLVELAAEVRAFLVAEISKTGGHLGPNLGVVEMTIAIHRLFDSPRDAIVFDTGHQSYVHKMLTGRQDFSRLRQTGGLAGYPQRRESEHDIVESSHASSSLSWADGISRAFEMTGQSDRHVIAVVGDGSLTGGMTWEALNNISDDNNRRLIIVINDNGRSYAPTIGGMARFLNTVRLRAGYKAAYITSRQAFDHMGAPARAIFRGVRGGLHGFLSRFSNNEALYSNLDIKYIGPVDGHDMEAMLEALTQAKAYGAPVIVHTITQKGKGYDPAVQDVADQFHAVGVIDPETGEPTESAGAPSWTSVFADELLNLATANPKLVAITAAMLRPTGLHKMAERFPERVHDVGIAEQHAVTSAAGLAFGGLHPVVALYATFINRAFDQVLMDVALHRAGVTFVLDRAGVTGPDGPSHHGMWDLAILQVIPHIRLAAPRDSTRLREELGEAVLVDDGPTVLRFPKGSTGVEFDALERLDDGVDVLLRSSQQDVLIVTVGPMAGMGLDVAERLAAQGIGATVVDPRWVVPVPQSIIELAAQHRIVVSIEDGIRVGGIGTRIRQDLREAGVDTAVTELGLPDEFLDHGTRAEILERVGLTPQHIARDVVAMVLGSKLPHARALPADADRSDTGTVPLQRAPRD from the coding sequence ATGACCCTTCTGGAGACGATCCACGGTCCCCGGGACCTCGACGGTCTCACGAAGGAGCAGCTCGTTGAGCTCGCCGCAGAGGTTCGCGCCTTCCTGGTGGCGGAAATCTCGAAGACCGGCGGACACCTGGGCCCCAACCTCGGCGTGGTCGAGATGACCATCGCCATCCACCGGCTCTTCGACTCCCCGCGTGACGCCATCGTGTTCGACACCGGGCACCAGTCCTACGTGCACAAGATGCTCACCGGTCGGCAGGACTTCAGTCGGCTGCGGCAGACCGGCGGCCTGGCCGGTTACCCGCAGCGCCGCGAGTCCGAGCATGACATCGTCGAAAGCTCGCACGCCTCCAGCTCGCTGTCCTGGGCAGACGGTATCTCCCGCGCGTTCGAGATGACCGGTCAGAGCGACAGGCACGTCATCGCCGTCGTCGGCGACGGGTCGCTCACCGGCGGCATGACCTGGGAAGCGCTCAACAACATCAGCGACGACAACAACCGCCGCCTGATCATCGTCATCAACGACAACGGTCGCTCCTACGCGCCCACCATCGGCGGGATGGCCCGGTTCCTCAACACGGTGCGGCTGCGCGCCGGCTACAAGGCCGCGTACATCACCAGCCGTCAGGCGTTCGACCACATGGGCGCGCCGGCCCGGGCCATCTTCCGCGGGGTCCGCGGCGGGCTGCACGGCTTCCTCAGCCGGTTCTCCAACAACGAGGCGCTCTACTCCAACCTCGACATCAAGTACATCGGCCCGGTCGACGGACACGACATGGAGGCCATGCTCGAGGCCCTCACGCAGGCCAAGGCCTACGGGGCGCCGGTGATCGTGCACACCATCACCCAGAAGGGCAAGGGCTACGACCCGGCCGTGCAGGACGTCGCCGATCAGTTCCACGCCGTCGGTGTCATCGACCCCGAGACCGGGGAGCCGACCGAATCGGCCGGAGCTCCGTCCTGGACCTCGGTGTTCGCCGACGAGCTGTTGAACCTGGCCACCGCGAACCCCAAGCTCGTCGCCATCACGGCCGCCATGCTGCGGCCCACCGGCCTGCACAAGATGGCCGAACGTTTTCCGGAGCGCGTGCACGATGTGGGTATCGCCGAGCAGCACGCCGTGACCAGTGCCGCCGGCCTCGCCTTCGGCGGCCTGCACCCCGTTGTGGCCCTCTACGCCACTTTCATCAACCGCGCCTTCGACCAGGTGCTGATGGATGTTGCCCTGCACCGCGCCGGCGTCACCTTCGTGCTCGACCGGGCCGGGGTGACCGGGCCGGACGGCCCCAGCCACCACGGCATGTGGGACCTGGCCATCCTGCAGGTGATCCCGCACATCAGGCTCGCCGCGCCGCGTGACTCCACCCGCCTGCGTGAGGAGCTCGGCGAGGCCGTCCTCGTCGATGACGGCCCCACCGTGCTGCGCTTCCCCAAGGGCTCGACCGGCGTCGAGTTCGACGCCCTGGAGCGCCTGGACGACGGCGTCGACGTGCTGCTGCGCAGCTCGCAGCAGGATGTGCTCATCGTCACCGTCGGCCCGATGGCGGGCATGGGACTCGACGTCGCTGAGCGGCTCGCCGCCCAGGGCATCGGCGCCACCGTCGTCGACCCGCGTTGGGTGGTCCCCGTGCCGCAGAGCATCATCGAGCTCGCCGCCCAGCATCGCATCGTTGTGAGCATCGAAGACGGCATCAGGGTCGGCGGCATCGGCACCCGGATCCGCCAGGACCTGCGCGAAGCCGGCGTCGACACCGCCGTCACCGAGCTCGGCCTGCCGGACGAGTTCCTCGACCACGGCACCCGTGCCGAGATCCTTGAACGGGTGGGCCTGACCCCGCAGCACATCGCTCGCGACGTCGTGGCGATGGTGCTCGGCAGCAAGCTGCCGCACGCGCGTGCCCTGCCCGCGGACGCCGACCGGTCCGACACCGGCACGGTTCCCCTGCAGCGCGCTCCGCGCGACTAG
- the acnA gene encoding aconitate hydratase AcnA, giving the protein MSAVNSFGARDTLRVGSTDYEVFRLDAVAGYEKLPFSLKVLLENLLRTEDGANITADHIRALGAWVPTADPDTEIQFTPARVIMQDFTGVPCIVDLATMREAVAALGGDPNTINPLAPAEMVIDHSVIADLFGSDNALERNVELEYQRNGERYQFLRWGQTAFNDFKVVPPGTGIVHQVNIEYLARVTFTREVNGVLRAYPDTCVGTDSHTTMVNGLGVLGWGVGGIEAEAAMLGQPVSMLIPKVVGFKLNGAIPTGVTATDVVLTITQMLRKHGVVGKFVEFYGEGVAQVPLANRATIGNMSPEFGSTAAMFPIDDVTLDYLRLTGRSEDQVALVEAYSKLQGLWHDAAQEPVFSEYLELDLGTVVPSIAGPKRPQDRVELSNAKSQFEIDLQNYATHDLSMVDAAVEASFPASDPIGFTAQDEQTAHQISHQHVSHAPVSVSSPVPITTADGASYTLDHGAVAVAAITSCTNTSNPSVMLAAGLLARNAVRKGLKSKPWVKTTLAPGSKVVTDYYAKAGLTDDLEALGFYTVGYGCTVCIGNTGPLIDEVSAAINDNDLAVTAVLSGNRNFEGRISPDVKMNYLASPPLVIAYALAGSMNFDFDTDALGIGSDGNEVFLKDIWPDSAEVQSTIDSSIDTAMFTKEYGEVFAGDERWRSLPTPDSEVFEWDPKSTYVRKPPYFDGMTLETSPVSDIVGARVLAKLGDSVTTDHISPAGNIKADSPAGAYLMEHGVERADFNSYGSRRGNHEIMIRGTFANIRLRNQLLDGVEGGYTRDFTRPDAPQSFIYDASQNYQAAGTPLVIFGGKEYGSGSSRDWAAKGTSLLGVKAVITESFERIHRSNLIGMGVVPLQFPAGESWASLGLDGTETVTITGIEELNEGRTPKTVRVVASPTEHSAAGKAVVEFDAVVRIDTPGEADYYRNGGILQYVLRSLVV; this is encoded by the coding sequence GTGTCTGCTGTTAATAGTTTTGGAGCTCGGGATACCCTGCGCGTCGGGTCGACGGACTATGAGGTCTTCCGCCTTGACGCTGTCGCCGGGTATGAGAAGCTGCCGTTCAGCCTCAAGGTGCTGCTGGAGAACCTCCTCCGCACCGAAGACGGTGCGAACATCACCGCCGACCACATCCGCGCCCTCGGCGCGTGGGTTCCCACGGCCGACCCCGACACCGAGATCCAGTTCACGCCGGCCCGCGTGATCATGCAGGACTTCACCGGCGTGCCGTGCATCGTCGACCTCGCCACCATGCGTGAGGCAGTCGCGGCCCTCGGCGGCGACCCCAACACCATCAACCCGCTCGCCCCGGCCGAGATGGTGATCGACCACTCCGTGATCGCCGACCTGTTCGGAAGCGACAACGCCCTCGAGCGCAACGTCGAGCTCGAGTACCAGCGCAACGGCGAGCGGTACCAGTTCCTGCGCTGGGGCCAGACCGCGTTCAACGACTTCAAGGTCGTGCCGCCGGGCACCGGCATCGTGCACCAGGTGAACATCGAGTACCTGGCCCGCGTCACCTTCACGCGTGAAGTGAACGGCGTGCTCCGTGCCTACCCGGACACCTGCGTCGGCACCGACTCGCACACCACCATGGTCAACGGCCTGGGCGTGCTCGGCTGGGGCGTCGGCGGCATCGAGGCCGAGGCGGCCATGCTCGGCCAGCCCGTCTCGATGCTCATCCCCAAGGTCGTCGGCTTCAAGCTCAACGGTGCGATCCCCACCGGCGTGACCGCGACGGATGTGGTGCTCACCATCACCCAGATGCTGCGCAAGCACGGCGTGGTGGGCAAGTTCGTTGAATTCTACGGCGAGGGCGTCGCCCAGGTGCCGCTGGCCAACCGTGCCACCATCGGCAACATGAGCCCGGAGTTCGGCTCGACCGCGGCCATGTTCCCCATCGACGACGTCACCCTCGACTACCTGCGCCTCACCGGCCGCAGCGAGGACCAGGTCGCGCTCGTCGAGGCCTACTCCAAGCTGCAGGGCCTCTGGCACGACGCAGCGCAGGAGCCCGTCTTCAGCGAATACCTCGAGCTCGACCTCGGCACCGTCGTGCCGTCGATCGCCGGCCCGAAGCGCCCGCAGGACCGCGTGGAACTCAGCAACGCCAAGTCCCAGTTCGAAATCGACCTGCAGAACTACGCCACCCACGACCTGTCCATGGTGGACGCGGCCGTTGAGGCATCCTTCCCGGCCTCGGACCCGATCGGTTTCACCGCGCAGGACGAACAGACCGCCCACCAGATCTCGCACCAGCATGTGAGCCACGCTCCCGTCTCGGTGTCGAGCCCTGTTCCCATCACAACCGCCGATGGCGCGAGCTACACCCTCGATCACGGCGCCGTCGCCGTCGCGGCCATCACCTCCTGCACCAACACGTCCAACCCGTCCGTGATGCTCGCCGCCGGCCTGCTGGCGCGGAACGCCGTGAGGAAGGGCCTCAAGTCCAAGCCCTGGGTCAAGACCACCCTCGCGCCGGGCTCCAAGGTCGTCACCGACTACTACGCCAAGGCCGGCCTCACCGACGACCTCGAGGCCCTCGGTTTCTACACCGTCGGTTACGGCTGCACTGTCTGTATCGGCAACACAGGTCCGCTGATCGACGAGGTCTCCGCGGCGATCAACGACAACGACCTCGCTGTCACCGCCGTGCTCTCCGGAAACCGCAACTTCGAGGGCCGCATCAGCCCCGACGTCAAGATGAATTACCTCGCCAGCCCGCCGCTGGTGATCGCGTACGCCCTGGCCGGGTCGATGAACTTCGACTTCGACACCGACGCCCTCGGCATCGGCAGCGACGGCAACGAGGTCTTCCTCAAGGACATTTGGCCGGACTCCGCCGAGGTGCAGTCCACGATCGACAGCTCCATCGACACCGCCATGTTCACCAAGGAATACGGCGAGGTCTTCGCCGGCGACGAGCGCTGGCGCTCCCTGCCGACGCCGGACAGCGAGGTCTTCGAATGGGACCCGAAGTCCACCTACGTGCGGAAGCCCCCGTACTTCGACGGCATGACGCTGGAGACCAGCCCGGTCTCCGACATCGTCGGCGCCCGGGTGCTCGCCAAGCTCGGCGACTCCGTCACCACCGACCACATCAGCCCGGCCGGCAACATCAAGGCCGACAGCCCGGCCGGCGCCTACCTGATGGAGCACGGCGTCGAACGTGCCGACTTCAACTCCTACGGCTCCCGCCGCGGCAACCACGAGATCATGATCCGGGGCACCTTCGCCAACATCCGCCTGCGCAACCAGCTTCTCGACGGCGTCGAGGGCGGTTACACCCGCGACTTCACCAGGCCGGATGCGCCGCAGTCGTTCATCTACGACGCCAGCCAGAACTACCAGGCCGCCGGCACCCCGCTGGTGATCTTCGGCGGCAAGGAGTACGGCTCCGGCTCGTCGCGTGACTGGGCGGCCAAGGGAACCAGCCTGCTGGGCGTCAAGGCGGTCATCACCGAGAGCTTCGAGCGCATCCACCGCTCCAACCTCATCGGCATGGGCGTCGTCCCGCTGCAGTTCCCCGCCGGCGAGAGCTGGGCGTCGCTGGGCCTGGACGGCACCGAGACCGTGACGATCACGGGCATCGAGGAGCTCAACGAGGGCCGCACCCCCAAGACCGTGCGCGTCGTCGCGTCGCCGACCGAGCACTCGGCAGCCGGCAAGGCCGTCGTCGAGTTCGACGCCGTCGTGCGCATCGACACACCCGGTGAGGCCGACTACTACCGCAATGGCGGCATCCTGCAGTACGTGCTGCGTTCGCTGGTGGTCTAA